A single window of Aphidius gifuensis isolate YNYX2018 linkage group LG1, ASM1490517v1, whole genome shotgun sequence DNA harbors:
- the LOC122853109 gene encoding neurotrophin 1 isoform X1: MKNQAVVFLLPLLIGLIFFSTCWASDNIDNDDGNSSSTKLSTLLLVGHDYRNQTSNNPETTNSMKMLDVSSIQKTSIEHKTTVDNNPMQSSNLPDNNSQVLSEKTAYIFDDDDNNSNNNYDNVTRELVMPKDIIEFSADDVLNESEDIPETLPETLPEALELRSLRVGNRRNPIYRVTNRPPNPNRRNVFPAEAPLRSKRPNRRPTEAIKREPTENDCTFFTKTVCLETANYPHEAIMQSIRGNKDMISALLTDYNGQDSEHDYRKSLPLDTSRFENRYENKYESNELKRRSDYNSAIDNTEEGFTCPSQIMYARPQLARAVSGTWKYIINTGEHTQTLRLEKCSKPRASCSFISENYRSSCTQVYNYHRLLTWESGIGLHMDIFKVPSCCSCHVHGYTELYPPIQKDPPRSHDEDFPGADFATDQNNDGTFERPTSYLTKYKPSSSFDNNFVSGGNKPIIDAGTSNRPSFTFPGRVRQKKPSSSTRPFDKLPQQHAPNTRAPGYKGPVVKKVRPIRNNRPFRRESNQDMDENTSTTSSLSNWLSQSFNKETDTTSTRLHNVGFDEEYQDQNRRINYDYHPIIDFFKPEASMLQSPQALTSQTSSSETSSESSANDNSWKPMISS; the protein is encoded by the exons ATGAAGAACCAAGCAGTAGTATTTTTACTGCCTCTTTTg ATTggcctgatttttttttcaacatgttGGGCATCAGATAATATTGACAATGATGATGGTAATTCTTCAAGTACAAAACTATCAACATTACTTTTAGTTGGTCATGATTATCGTAATCAAACATCAAATAATCCTGAAACAACAAAT AGCATGAAAATGTTGGATGTTTCAAGTATTCAAAAGACATCAATTGAACATAAAACAACTGTTGATAATAATCCAATgcaatcatcaaatttaccaGATAATAATTCTCAAGTATTATCAGAAAAAACTgcttatatatttgatgatgatgataataacagcaataataattatgacaatGTCACAAGAGAACTTGTGATGCCAAAggatattattgaattttcagcCGATGATGTTTTAAATGAGTCAGAAGACATTCCAGAGACCTTGCCGGAAACACTACCTGAA gCACTTGAATTAAGAAGCTTGAGAGTTGGAAACCGCAGAAATCCAATTTACAGAGTAACAAATCGACCACCAAATCCAAATAGACGAAATGTATTTCCAg cTGAAGCTCCTCTTCGATCAAAACGACCAAACCGCAGACCAACTGAAGCTATCAAACGTGAACCGACTGAAAATGATTGtacattttttacaaaaacagTTTGTCTAGAAACCGCAAATTATCCAca tgaaGCAATTATGCAAAGTATACGTGGTAATAAAGATATGATATCAGCATTATTAACTGATTACAATGGTCAAGATTCTGAGCATGATTATCGAAAATCATTACCACTTGATACTTCAAGATTTGAAAAtagatatgaaaataaatacgagAGCAATGAGCtcaaaag aagATCTGATTATAATTCTGCAATTGATAACACTGAAGAAGGTTTCACTTGTCCATCTCAAATAATGTATGCACGTCCTCAATTAGCAAGAGCTGTTTCCGGTACGTGGAAATACATTATCAACACTGGTGAACACACGCAAACACTTCGTCTTGAAAAATGCTc aaagcCAAGAGCAAGTTGTTCATTTATATCAGAAAATTATCGTTCATCCTGCACTCAAGTATACAATTATCATCGATTACTTACTTGGGAAAGTGGCATTGGTCTTCATAtggatatttttaaagttcCATCATGTTGTAGTTGTCATGTTCATGGTTATACTGAATTATATCCACCAATACAAAAAGATCCACCAAGATCACATGATGAAGATTTTCCAGGTGCTGATTTTGCAACTGATCAAAATAATGATGGTACATTTGAACGACCAACaagttatttaacaaaatataaaccCAGTAGCAgttttgacaataattttg TTTCAGGTGGTAATAAGCCAATTATTGATGCTGGTACTTCAAATCGTCCTAGTTTTACATTTCCTGGTAGAGTTAgacaaaaaaaaccatcatcatcaacaagacCATTTGATAAACTTCCTCAGCAACATGCACCAAATACCAGAGCACCTGGTTATAAAGGACCAGTTGTTAAAAAAGTTAGACCCATTAGAAATAATAGACCCTTCAGAAGAGAATCAAATCAAGACATGGATGAAAATACATCAACCACATCAAGCTTATCCAACTg GCTTAGTCAGTCATTTAATAAAGAAACTGATACAACATCAACAAGATTACACAATGTAGGATTTGATGAAGAATATCAAGATCAAAATAGACgtattaattatgattatcatccaataattgatttttttaaacctgAAGCATCAATGTTACAATCACCACAAGCATTAACAAGTCAAACATCATCAAGTGAAACATCATCTGAATCATCAGCCAATGATAATTCATGGAAACCCATGATTTcttcataa
- the LOC122853109 gene encoding neurotrophin 1 isoform X3 has product MKNQAVVFLLPLLIGLIFFSTCWASDNIDNDDGNSSSTKLSTLLLVGHDYRNQTSNNPETTNSMKMLDVSSIQKTSIEHKTTVDNNPMQSSNLPDNNSQVLSEKTAYIFDDDDNNSNNNYDNVTRELVMPKDIIEFSADDVLNESEDIPETLPETLPEALELRSLRVGNRRNPIYRVTNRPPNPNRRNVFPAEAPLRSKRPNRRPTEAIKREPTENDCTFFTKTVCLETANYPHEAIMQSIRGNKDMISALLTDYNGQDSEHDYRKSLPLDTSRFENRYENKYESNELKRRSDYNSAIDNTEEGFTCPSQIMYARPQLARAVSGTWKYIINTGEHTQTLRLEKCSKPRASCSFISENYRSSCTQVYNYHRLLTWESGIGLHMDIFKVPSCCSCHVHGYTELYPPIQKDPPRSHDEDFPGADFATDQNNDVSGGNKPIIDAGTSNRPSFTFPGRVRQKKPSSSTRPFDKLPQQHAPNTRAPGYKGPVVKKVRPIRNNRPFRRESNQDMDENTSTTSSLSNWLSQSFNKETDTTSTRLHNVGFDEEYQDQNRRINYDYHPIIDFFKPEASMLQSPQALTSQTSSSETSSESSANDNSWKPMISS; this is encoded by the exons ATGAAGAACCAAGCAGTAGTATTTTTACTGCCTCTTTTg ATTggcctgatttttttttcaacatgttGGGCATCAGATAATATTGACAATGATGATGGTAATTCTTCAAGTACAAAACTATCAACATTACTTTTAGTTGGTCATGATTATCGTAATCAAACATCAAATAATCCTGAAACAACAAAT AGCATGAAAATGTTGGATGTTTCAAGTATTCAAAAGACATCAATTGAACATAAAACAACTGTTGATAATAATCCAATgcaatcatcaaatttaccaGATAATAATTCTCAAGTATTATCAGAAAAAACTgcttatatatttgatgatgatgataataacagcaataataattatgacaatGTCACAAGAGAACTTGTGATGCCAAAggatattattgaattttcagcCGATGATGTTTTAAATGAGTCAGAAGACATTCCAGAGACCTTGCCGGAAACACTACCTGAA gCACTTGAATTAAGAAGCTTGAGAGTTGGAAACCGCAGAAATCCAATTTACAGAGTAACAAATCGACCACCAAATCCAAATAGACGAAATGTATTTCCAg cTGAAGCTCCTCTTCGATCAAAACGACCAAACCGCAGACCAACTGAAGCTATCAAACGTGAACCGACTGAAAATGATTGtacattttttacaaaaacagTTTGTCTAGAAACCGCAAATTATCCAca tgaaGCAATTATGCAAAGTATACGTGGTAATAAAGATATGATATCAGCATTATTAACTGATTACAATGGTCAAGATTCTGAGCATGATTATCGAAAATCATTACCACTTGATACTTCAAGATTTGAAAAtagatatgaaaataaatacgagAGCAATGAGCtcaaaag aagATCTGATTATAATTCTGCAATTGATAACACTGAAGAAGGTTTCACTTGTCCATCTCAAATAATGTATGCACGTCCTCAATTAGCAAGAGCTGTTTCCGGTACGTGGAAATACATTATCAACACTGGTGAACACACGCAAACACTTCGTCTTGAAAAATGCTc aaagcCAAGAGCAAGTTGTTCATTTATATCAGAAAATTATCGTTCATCCTGCACTCAAGTATACAATTATCATCGATTACTTACTTGGGAAAGTGGCATTGGTCTTCATAtggatatttttaaagttcCATCATGTTGTAGTTGTCATGTTCATGGTTATACTGAATTATATCCACCAATACAAAAAGATCCACCAAGATCACATGATGAAGATTTTCCAGGTGCTGATTTTGCAACTGATCAAAATAATGATG TTTCAGGTGGTAATAAGCCAATTATTGATGCTGGTACTTCAAATCGTCCTAGTTTTACATTTCCTGGTAGAGTTAgacaaaaaaaaccatcatcatcaacaagacCATTTGATAAACTTCCTCAGCAACATGCACCAAATACCAGAGCACCTGGTTATAAAGGACCAGTTGTTAAAAAAGTTAGACCCATTAGAAATAATAGACCCTTCAGAAGAGAATCAAATCAAGACATGGATGAAAATACATCAACCACATCAAGCTTATCCAACTg GCTTAGTCAGTCATTTAATAAAGAAACTGATACAACATCAACAAGATTACACAATGTAGGATTTGATGAAGAATATCAAGATCAAAATAGACgtattaattatgattatcatccaataattgatttttttaaacctgAAGCATCAATGTTACAATCACCACAAGCATTAACAAGTCAAACATCATCAAGTGAAACATCATCTGAATCATCAGCCAATGATAATTCATGGAAACCCATGATTTcttcataa
- the LOC122853109 gene encoding neurotrophin 1 isoform X2, translating into MKNQAVVFLLPLLIGLIFFSTCWASDNIDNDDGNSSSTKLSTLLLVGHDYRNQTSNNPETTNSMKMLDVSSIQKTSIEHKTTVDNNPMQSSNLPDNNSQVLSEKTAYIFDDDDNNSNNNYDNVTRELVMPKDIIEFSADDVLNESEDIPETLPETLPEALELRSLRVGNRRNPIYRVTNRPPNPNRRNVFPAEAPLRSKRPNRRPTEAIKREPTENDCTFFTKTVCLETANYPHEAIMQSIRGNKDMISALLTDYNGQDSEHDYRKSLPLDTSRFENRYENKYESNELKRSDYNSAIDNTEEGFTCPSQIMYARPQLARAVSGTWKYIINTGEHTQTLRLEKCSKPRASCSFISENYRSSCTQVYNYHRLLTWESGIGLHMDIFKVPSCCSCHVHGYTELYPPIQKDPPRSHDEDFPGADFATDQNNDGTFERPTSYLTKYKPSSSFDNNFVSGGNKPIIDAGTSNRPSFTFPGRVRQKKPSSSTRPFDKLPQQHAPNTRAPGYKGPVVKKVRPIRNNRPFRRESNQDMDENTSTTSSLSNWLSQSFNKETDTTSTRLHNVGFDEEYQDQNRRINYDYHPIIDFFKPEASMLQSPQALTSQTSSSETSSESSANDNSWKPMISS; encoded by the exons ATGAAGAACCAAGCAGTAGTATTTTTACTGCCTCTTTTg ATTggcctgatttttttttcaacatgttGGGCATCAGATAATATTGACAATGATGATGGTAATTCTTCAAGTACAAAACTATCAACATTACTTTTAGTTGGTCATGATTATCGTAATCAAACATCAAATAATCCTGAAACAACAAAT AGCATGAAAATGTTGGATGTTTCAAGTATTCAAAAGACATCAATTGAACATAAAACAACTGTTGATAATAATCCAATgcaatcatcaaatttaccaGATAATAATTCTCAAGTATTATCAGAAAAAACTgcttatatatttgatgatgatgataataacagcaataataattatgacaatGTCACAAGAGAACTTGTGATGCCAAAggatattattgaattttcagcCGATGATGTTTTAAATGAGTCAGAAGACATTCCAGAGACCTTGCCGGAAACACTACCTGAA gCACTTGAATTAAGAAGCTTGAGAGTTGGAAACCGCAGAAATCCAATTTACAGAGTAACAAATCGACCACCAAATCCAAATAGACGAAATGTATTTCCAg cTGAAGCTCCTCTTCGATCAAAACGACCAAACCGCAGACCAACTGAAGCTATCAAACGTGAACCGACTGAAAATGATTGtacattttttacaaaaacagTTTGTCTAGAAACCGCAAATTATCCAca tgaaGCAATTATGCAAAGTATACGTGGTAATAAAGATATGATATCAGCATTATTAACTGATTACAATGGTCAAGATTCTGAGCATGATTATCGAAAATCATTACCACTTGATACTTCAAGATTTGAAAAtagatatgaaaataaatacgagAGCAATGAGCtcaaaag ATCTGATTATAATTCTGCAATTGATAACACTGAAGAAGGTTTCACTTGTCCATCTCAAATAATGTATGCACGTCCTCAATTAGCAAGAGCTGTTTCCGGTACGTGGAAATACATTATCAACACTGGTGAACACACGCAAACACTTCGTCTTGAAAAATGCTc aaagcCAAGAGCAAGTTGTTCATTTATATCAGAAAATTATCGTTCATCCTGCACTCAAGTATACAATTATCATCGATTACTTACTTGGGAAAGTGGCATTGGTCTTCATAtggatatttttaaagttcCATCATGTTGTAGTTGTCATGTTCATGGTTATACTGAATTATATCCACCAATACAAAAAGATCCACCAAGATCACATGATGAAGATTTTCCAGGTGCTGATTTTGCAACTGATCAAAATAATGATGGTACATTTGAACGACCAACaagttatttaacaaaatataaaccCAGTAGCAgttttgacaataattttg TTTCAGGTGGTAATAAGCCAATTATTGATGCTGGTACTTCAAATCGTCCTAGTTTTACATTTCCTGGTAGAGTTAgacaaaaaaaaccatcatcatcaacaagacCATTTGATAAACTTCCTCAGCAACATGCACCAAATACCAGAGCACCTGGTTATAAAGGACCAGTTGTTAAAAAAGTTAGACCCATTAGAAATAATAGACCCTTCAGAAGAGAATCAAATCAAGACATGGATGAAAATACATCAACCACATCAAGCTTATCCAACTg GCTTAGTCAGTCATTTAATAAAGAAACTGATACAACATCAACAAGATTACACAATGTAGGATTTGATGAAGAATATCAAGATCAAAATAGACgtattaattatgattatcatccaataattgatttttttaaacctgAAGCATCAATGTTACAATCACCACAAGCATTAACAAGTCAAACATCATCAAGTGAAACATCATCTGAATCATCAGCCAATGATAATTCATGGAAACCCATGATTTcttcataa
- the LOC122860794 gene encoding probable WRKY transcription factor protein 1, with protein sequence MEFYKSRDIYMNCEELDPDLTKIIPESSEENSNETTDGVPTESPSKLNGLGDRISCLQAKYFDKNPLDNPLFMERRIDMVEMPEKFLIDSKLMKHKFANIKKSNNEANIDIKLSKKPESFDHEASDTSYVNQIEHPSIKLSRANNGKALNHRKLFKERHNYLKTTTTTTTQAPYEDEIYEDVMGTIKNLSKMRKSHKDKTTKLSRAGTIINRPPLKIPKKNPNRQFDSLVAKSSLRKKLPRYKTKRVSYKTRGRTESTITNEPRTKKQKKIEHFRTVRIHKRSIYQENNDSYKNNEKKIETIGTTGLPIINTQASERIYTIIKREKNSKPKIHDKHGKFTAENKTIITRRNEPTYNSPDSFEEFHNKKNNKKNPRRYDVHEEINENQETSKEKVKKKNPESREIFDDEEKIFINVDKSKENIDDDTVEIPDEQVERPSEFYEENSSEKLEEESKEELNNDDDEDDDDDNESDSKESFKNKKPSSMEEIDDDTSKESYDDEEKNVGEKSISEMEFDRFVGRPTSFGENYYDPKYADLGPRINKPHFHHPEFDSLEFDMSSDEVKRLSKFAEDSNEKVDNEKNKKFSSKYEYPWKKEEELKNNKQNNKYHDDYDNSEESMSPSMIKNVKYENKIKKNINSDEIIDSDKMSSNNLPIKYSSKTKNNTIIKPTEIDAKKHAENIRKNVLNFIKIKNNNKLTTTFKPQILPTSATLIKYQDITTPMTDITTIKIPKYTIKSSLKRSNNHQRNQDTKLLKSASTISEVTASPKLTKRRQSLKYTVDKPENITTTISARRKKSTTTTTTPTSLLINTNKNRRKLINNTMNKSVSKPVKMIKHRSRVSQEQIITKTIENNNLNGPNNHTTMNKVSIMTKETPDHIFRTEEINKNGQKNKFITILPSNKSQELSEELIIDDINHDDNNESNENNHDYLGDSIASNVHYVAHLMNQVSPIVSNKFNNDEMNNKTSSELNIDNKKSVIKYTKEPDKRLYHFINDDHDHDNK encoded by the exons atggaattttataaatcaagaGATATCTATATGAATTGTGAAGAACTTGATCcagatttaacaaaaataataccaGAATCATCAgaagaaaattcaaatgaaacaaCTGATGGTGTACCAACTGAAAGTCCCTCAAAGCTAAATGGTCTAGGTGATAGAATATCATGTTTACaagcaaaatattttgataaaaatccaTTGGATAATCCACTTTTTATGGAACGAAGAATTGACATGGTTGAAATgccagaaaaatttttaattgattcaaaattaatgaagcataaatttgcaaatattaaaaaaagtaataatgaagcaaatattgatattaaactCTCAAAAAAACCAGAGAGTTTTGATCATGAAGCTAGTGACACAAGTTATGTGAATCAAATTGAGCATCCAAGCATTAAATTAAGTCGAGCGAATAATGGAAAGGCGCTAAATCACCGTAAACTTTTTAAAGAAagacataattatttaaaaacaacaacaacaacaacaacacaagcACCCTATGAAGATGAAATATATGAAGATGTTATgggaacaattaaaaatttatcaaaaatgcGAAAATCACATAaagataaaacaacaaaattatcacGAGCtggaacaataataaatagacCACCATTAAAAATacctaaaaaaaatccaaatagACAATTTGATTCATTAGTTGCTAAATCatcattgagaaaaaaattaccacgTTACAAAACAAAGAGAGTGTCTTATAAAACACGTGGAAGAACTGAAAGTACAATAACAAATGAACcaagaacaaaaaaacaaaaaaaaattgaacatttTAGAACAGTTAGAATTCATAAAAGAAGTATTTATCAAGAAAACAATgatagttataaaaataatgaaaaaaaaattgaaacaattgGAACAACAGGATTACCTATTATTAATACACAAGCTTCTGAAagaatttatacaattattaaacgtgaaaaaaattcaaagccAAAAATACATGATAAACATGGTAAATTTACagctgaaaataaaacaataattacaaGAAGAAATGAGCCTACATATAATTCACCTGATAGTTTTGAagaatttcataataaaaaaaataataaaaaaaatccaagaaGATATGATGTAcatgaagaaattaatgaaaatcaagaaacaagtaaagaaaaagttaagaaaaaaaatccagaATCTAGagaaatatttgatgatgaagaaaaaatatttataaatgttgataaatcaaaagaaaatattgatgatgatactgtAGAAATACCAGATGAACAAGTTGAAAGACCATCTGAATTTTATGAAGAAAATTCATCTGAAAAATTAGAAGAAGAATCTAAAGAAGAATTAAAcaacgatgatgatgaagatgatgatgatgataatgaaagtGATTCTAAAGAAAGcttcaagaataaaaaaccATCATCAATGGAAGAAATTGATGATGACACATCAAAAGAATCATacgatgatgaagaaaaaaatgtcgGTGAAAAATCAATAAGTGAAATGGAATTTGATAGATTTGTTGGTAGACCAACGTCATTTggtgaaaattattatgatcCAAAATATGCTGATTTAGGACcaagaataaataaaccacATTTTCATCATCCAGAATTTGATTCACTTGAATTTGATATGAGTTCAGATGAAGTTAAACGTCTAAGTAAATTTGCCGAAgattcaaatgaaaaagttgataatgaaaaaaataaaaaatttagttcaAAATACGAATATCCAtggaaaaaagaagaagaattaaaaaataataaacaaaataataaatatcatgatgattatgataattCTGAAGAATCAATGTCaccatcaatgataaaaaatgtaaaatatgaaaataaaattaaaaaaaatataaattccgATGAAATTATTGATAGTGATAAAAtgtcatcaaataatttaccaataaaatatagtagtaaaacaaaaaataatacgatAATTAAACCAACAGAAATTGATGCAAAAAAACATGCcgaaaatataagaaaaaatgttttaaatttcataaaaataaaaaataataataaattaacaacaacatttaAACCTCAAATTTTACCAACATCAGcaacattaataaaatatcaagataTTACAACACCAATGACagatataacaacaataaaaattccaaaatatacaataaaatcatcTTTAAAACGttcaaataatcatcaaagAAATCAAGATACTAAATTACTAAAATCTGCATCAACTATTAGTGAAGTAACAGCATCACCAAAATTAACTAAAAGACGACAATCATTAAAATACACAGTTGATAAACCagaaaatataacaacaacaatatcagcAAGACGTAAAAAatcaacgacaacaacaacaacaccaacatcattgctaataaatacaaataaaaatagaagaaaattaattaataatacaatgaataaatcaGTTTCGAAACcagttaaaatgataaaacacaGATCACGTGTATCACAagaacaaataataacaaaaacaattgaaaataataatttaaatggtcCTAATAATCATACAACAATGAATAAAGTATCAATAATGACAAAAGAAACACCAGATCATATTTTTCGTActgaagaaattaataaaaatggacaaaaaaataaatttataactattttaCCATCAAATAAAAGTCAAGAATTATCTGAAGAactaattattgatgatattaatcatgatgataataacgaatcaaatgaaaataatcatgattATCTAGGTGATTCAATAGCATCAAAT GTTCATTATGTAGCACATTTGATGAATCAAGTATCTCCAATagtgtcaaataaatttaataatgatgaaatgaataataaaacatcatcagaattaaatattgataataaaaaatctgttATTAAGTATACAAAGGAACCAGATAAACGTCTCTATCATTTTATCAATGATGATCATgatcatgataataaataa
- the LOC122853136 gene encoding uncharacterized protein LOC122853136 isoform X3: protein MFSAKYFAFLCGILTVIDCTFGEPDSAGIVPLPNGLAYGGIPYGSVSGMLADYPRQQLNEYNNNNYYYYPQPGQYKRSSNDQLQPQPGSQIIVTPNVRASGVIGTLSQIGY, encoded by the exons ATGTTCTCCGCAAAG tattttgcatttttgtGTGGAATTTTGACGGTCATTGACTGTACATTTGGTGAACCAGATAGTGCTGGAATTGTACCATTACCAAATGGTCTTGCCTACg gtggAATTCCATATGGAAGTGTATCTGGTATGTTGGCAGATTATCCACGACAACAATTGAATgaatacaacaataataattactacTATTATCCACAACCAGGACAGTATAAAAGATCATCAAATGATCAATTACAGCCACAGCCAGGATCACAAATTATTGTAACACCAAATGTTCGTGCATCAG GTGTTATTGGAACTCTCAGTCAAATTGGATACTAA
- the LOC122853136 gene encoding uncharacterized protein LOC122853136 isoform X2 — MFSAKYFAFLCGILTVIDCTFGEPDSAGIVPLPNGLAYGGIPYGSVSGMLADYPRQQLNEYNNNNYYYYPQPGQYKRSSNDQLQPQPGSQIIVTPNVLLELSVKLDTKYHLHL, encoded by the exons ATGTTCTCCGCAAAG tattttgcatttttgtGTGGAATTTTGACGGTCATTGACTGTACATTTGGTGAACCAGATAGTGCTGGAATTGTACCATTACCAAATGGTCTTGCCTACg gtggAATTCCATATGGAAGTGTATCTGGTATGTTGGCAGATTATCCACGACAACAATTGAATgaatacaacaataataattactacTATTATCCACAACCAGGACAGTATAAAAGATCATCAAATGATCAATTACAGCCACAGCCAGGATCACAAATTATTGTAACACCAAAT GTGTTATTGGAACTCTCAGTCAAATTGGATACTAAATATCATTTACATCTTTAA
- the LOC122853136 gene encoding uncharacterized protein LOC122853136 isoform X1 translates to MFSAKYFAFLCGILTVIDCTFGEPDSAGIVPLPNGLAYGGIPYGSVSGMLADYPRQQLNEYNNNNYYYYPQPGQYKRSSNDQLQPQPGSQIIVTPNVRASGLSNRKNGPFQIYKLPGVIAPGVIGTLSQIGY, encoded by the exons ATGTTCTCCGCAAAG tattttgcatttttgtGTGGAATTTTGACGGTCATTGACTGTACATTTGGTGAACCAGATAGTGCTGGAATTGTACCATTACCAAATGGTCTTGCCTACg gtggAATTCCATATGGAAGTGTATCTGGTATGTTGGCAGATTATCCACGACAACAATTGAATgaatacaacaataataattactacTATTATCCACAACCAGGACAGTATAAAAGATCATCAAATGATCAATTACAGCCACAGCCAGGATCACAAATTATTGTAACACCAAATGTTCGTGCATCAGGTTTGTCAAATCGTAAAAATGGTccatttcaaatttataaattacccGGTGTTATTGCTCCAGGTGTTATTGGAACTCTCAGTCAAATTGGATACTAA